TAAATGTGGAGAAGAGAAGGCATGTAATTATGCATTTCTGTTAAGGTTTAATCCCCAACCAAAACAAACAATGGGGAAACAAAAAAGCCCATATATTACAATTCTCCAGCATCGACAACCAAAGAATATTATCACTAAGAATTGCTTCTAAGTACAGTGAATCTATTCCCACTACAAAAGCCAGTTGATTGTAATGTTGCCAAGCCATGTGAACAATGGAAACTGGACCAAAGCAATAAACAGCAAGAGATAGTGGTGTCTGCTTGAATCATAACTTCTCACCTCTGCGAAAAGGACTCTCTTCATTGTTTTCACCAAGAATACTCCCATGCATAAGCAGGTCCATGGCATCAAAAAGTAGTAAGAGTAACCCAATATTATTCTTCCAAGAACGGCCAAACATATACCAGTGAAAGTATAACCAGCATATGCTATAATGTCTAGCAGTGGCGCTTCCCCACTACCCAACGAAAGTAATGTTACTTTTAGCAGTGACGCTTGCATAAACCAACCAAGCAATCCCTTGATGAATAACAAGTTCAAAGCTTCTGGACTAAACCTGGACATAAATATTATACAATACCATTAAGAAACTTTGAGAAAACATGGAGAGAAGCTAGAGAGTGAACAAAAATGAGTTATACAGACTAAACTAAATTCTCAGTGTAACAAATCAGAGCACAATCGTGaaaaaattctaaataaaaatcatgaaaataGAATTCACAATCTCTGTAACATCTAAGAAGCTCAAAACTTCTAATGCTTCCAATTAAGTTCTTACAGAATGTTAGACTGAaacatattaataaattttcgACTTTGGAAAAAAACAATTTTAGTACTTCAAACATAACTGGAAGAAGGGAAAAAAGAGTCATGACACCTGGAAACTACAACACATTATACACTGATATACCGAAGTTAtttgcaatgaagaaattttCTAATGTTAAGCACTTTCAATATAACTTAGAGCATCATCTGTTTCATTGCACCACCACATAAGAGGTATTGCAATTCCTTACCCGCCACATTATACCACACAACACACAGATCCTTTTCACATAATCATTTACCAACACTTTAAAATAGAGCAATTCTGTTTCATAATACATGGTTGAGACATTAAAGCCTAAAGGAGGGAAGTAGATTGATCATTTAAAATTATCCCTATCTACAATAGCACATCAGACATTAGCtgatattttggaaaaattgGTTCTGAAAATGCAACCTCCGGAACTGCTGTCATAGCATAACCACGAAAGTTTAATGTAAAAACAATGCATCTTAAGCTATGCTTGCACTTTTCTTCCCAGGAGTACTATTTATTATGCAACATAGAGAAAATAATTGCAATATAAAAGACATGATATTTTACACAATCAGGTAATATAGCATCATAGTTAATCCAAACTTGACACTAATAGAGCATGCCATTACCGAATACTCTAGCATGAAAAtgaaagcaaggaagagaagATTCACGTACTTTCCATGAAGACCCAATGAGAGGCCCGCGAGAACAACATAGGTACCGAATGCCATTAATGGAATGTATAGATCTGGTGCGTTTATGTCATAAATTGGTGGTTTATAGGACAGCCTGCCACCAACTGGTTCAGTAATTCTAGTCCAATGACCCTGaacaaggaaaagaaaacaACAGTATAACCAACATGTACATGAAATAGGATAATAAAATGGAAACCAAAGGAAAGATGCAGGAGGGAGTAACATTACTGCTTACCCGATGCAGGAATGGAAACAAAACCACCTTCAATTTGTTCTTGACATAATGGTCATTAACTTGAAAGTAGTATTGAGGGTCAGAAAAATATCGACTTATCTGCCATTTAATAAAGAAGATTAATCAAAATACATAAACATTGAATCCACATCTTTAGAGAATATCTATACTTAAAGTAAGCAGAGATAGAAAATCAAGGTATATAatgctatttatttatttatttttggtttatCCTTTAAATCTGAAAGTGAGAAAATAAGCCACATATGAAATAGATTGTAAAAGCAAATAAAAAAGAATCTCAAACTTTCATTAAAGTATGAAACTAAACTGAGAACTCTACACACTAAAGTGCCAATTACACATCAACTCTGAAAATCAACAGATAAGCACTACAGACATTAGATCAACCACTTAGAGATGATACATGATCAAATGATTAAGCTTCAACAACATCATGTTTAGCTAAATGTAGTTTCTTCCCATCATAATGTTGAAATCATGTCCACAAACATCTAGTAAAATAAATTCTTTGCAAAGAACAATGGTAGAAGAATGAAACTTACATTGCTCTGGACATACTCAGAACTTGATCCTAATATTTTCCCTCCATAAGCACCCAATCCACCTCGAATGAGTCCTGAGCCAGCAACATTGAATGCACTCCCAAAAGGATTAGGTTGCGAACTCGCCGGAGGCTGCGGTATTCCGGGTTGCGGTCCAACATTATTGTACATTCTTGCTGCAATTACCACAACAAAACAATAAGCACCATAAATCATTTCCACATATTTCATATTGCATAGTAATAGACATTCTTACAAAAACCGATCACAAGGGTTCAAAAAATAACATTACATGCAACTAATTGATTCGGTTACAGAGAACGATAAGTACGAAGGACTCAACAGAACCAAAGCTCATAAAACCCTATTTCACCAAAAATAAAGAGCGAAATGAACGTAGATTCGAGATCCATCAGAGAAGCAATAGAAATTTATGGATCGCATGTAAATTAGAAAACAACGTAATCTGTCATTCGAAGAGTtgtgaagaaggaggaggaggaaccTGGTAGTAGATTGGTGAGATGGAAAAAATGGCGCCGGAAACaacgagaagaagaagaagaagaagaagaaagagtgTGAGTTGGGCGAAGCAGATCGGATCTGAGATATGGGAACTGAGAGAGATGAGCCTTCTTTGTAACTGCTACTCACACCATACGCAAATTcaatgttttttctttttctttttctttttcaaataatatcACAAATTGGTCGGTAacagttttttttattaaataaattagatTGTAATAAAAATTTCGGATAAATTAATCTTTAACTAAGTATTTTTATCggtaataaaattatagaaatataaatttttttaaattttatcgaTTTTGTCCTGATATTATAGATTATgacaaaaaattttagaattaaattACTTTTACAAAAAAGTTATAGAAGACAAAAGTTTTTATCGACTAAGAAAATCAGAGTCTCtgtagattaaaaaaattaactaatataatttttaattatttttatgggaaataatttaattttttattaataattaattttaatattcatttctaaaatttaaaagaatttaacatatatacttttatatttgattAGGTGTTAAGTTTATTGCACAaattgaaataattaaattttatgtttaatatttaaaaataatttttttatcactatgtgtataaaaatataattagatattagcaccaaaaaaattatattaatagttataaaattaattcaaattattctttttaaaaataattaaatcttgattctaacttttaatcataatattagtattatcttcaaattatatgtaataaatatttgaagaaaaaaattaaaatatatattaaaaagataagcagtaatatgcatataataatattattattatttttatttgaattatatcattttgttaattttattttttttagaatataaaagtagagaaaaatagagaatgagaaaaaagagagagaaagataaagaaaaagaatgagaagagtttgttaattttggaaagaaaaattttattttaattgtaataaaaaatatctgatgatatattttaatttatcaaattattattataaattataaattatatatagaacGAAGAAAAAGGTAGAGAGAagtaaaaaaaagagagagatagatAAGAGAACGTTTAAagggagtttattaattttaaaaaaaatatttttttcaattttaataaaaaattgttatgtgacatattttagttattaaattagttagtaatatgtaatatataatatataatatagttatatttgaatttcaattttaatattttaatttaatttgaatataattAGAGAATGTCACattacatattttaattattaattttataattagtcattgataataatatataagaaAGATAGAGTGAGTGAATGGATgagagaaataaagaaaaaaaagaggaaagaatgaaaaattctttaattttagatgaaaagattttattttaattgaaataaaaGAGTGATAtgtggtatattttgattgtaaaattagtaatatataatagataataaattttttaaatattagataaattaattttaaataaaataaaaagcatACTAATTCTTAATATTTTAAGCAAACTAATTATGTGTAAGCAAAAATATGTAGttactttatatttttgtttccaatatttgtgtTTTAAAGGTGAGAGACAATTtcttttaaacaaaattattatgTATACACTAATATCAATCATTAAAATCGAACAATGAGTTagataaattttgataaattttttaaaaattcaatccAATAATATTGTGGAGTTATTTGGAGGTTCAAAGGTACATTCTACCGTTTAGATCAATGTTAAATTTAAAGTCCACCCATAACCCATTATCTTCTTGATGAACGCAAAGAGTATGTATGTGGTGCTCTTCAAATTTAATAGACTCGTAAAGTGGTAGAAAATACAACGTTCCCTTCgaagaaagaaaaaaactaTACAAATTGGGCTCTTATATTGATGAACGGGGATGGTTATTTCCAAAGATGATTTGTTCATATCATCAAAATGTGGCTCTAATTATATAGCAAAGAAAGGAGTTCGATATCTCTATGATAagttttaaattgaaaatatcATTAGACACAGGATTCTTGTGTATTATTCAACAAATTCTTGGAATTATTAAAGAGGGGAAAGGGAAGAGAAGATGATTTGGAAAGTTGACAGTCCACTAAAATTCATGAAGCTTCACTAAATAGAGTAGACAGTGGTGCTGCTTTATCTTTTTTGGCAATCCAAATCATGCTACTTTCACtatctattttaaatttctaataagaTAACAACTaaataatttaacaaataatTACATATTCTTATGTTTGCATCTGGGTAATTATCCTCAAACTTCAAGGATTTAAGCAATTTTTGTTGCATTCGATATTATATTGTGGAAAttacattttttaaataatagtAACATGAAAATATTAGATAAACAAATCATTTTTTAACTAAATCAAACAAAGTatttttagatatattttttttttatctacagCATACACGcgttcaatttcaatttcagcATCTTCTACGCTTTCTTTTAAATTAGTTGGATTTGATTATCAGAAGTATTTGTACACGTAGTGTCACCGATATcgataatgataatgataataataataatttatataaagtTGTTAGTAGATAATTGTGAGATGATTTAATATGTTTGATTAAAGAAAAAGTATATGGAACCAAGAGGTTATTAGtaaaaaaactaaacaaaatcacattaatttatattaataattaattttaagttttttaaatttaaaatttaaaaaatttaaaatcaattaagtaaacttaattaaaatctataaaagttttcttattttctctcaCATTAACTTACCCatctccaacaatcacacagaCATCTTTTTCACGGTCAGACTTCTTCCGCCTCCCCACTGCGATCCACTCCTCTTCTATCACCAACATCTGACTCGTTGGATTCGCCATCGTCAATAAAAACCGCTTCCCTTTCACGAACCAGATCGAATTTAAGGTTATACTCATATTTCTTTTGGTTCTTTATGTTTTTCTGGGAGTTTCTTGAGTGTTATGATCTAGTTCCCTAATGCATCCTTTTTGTGTTTGGACACACTcttttcttatttaaaaaaaacatctGTAATTATTAATCTCTTTGGAGATTTGAaatgaaggaagaagagagttttatttcctttatcttttccttctaatccagaaaaatagacaaaaattttcaagtggcattttacttgatttttGTCATGTGCTAATTGGTATTTATTATTTGCTGCATTGTTGAAACACAGGAGTTAAACACTATTGAGTGCCGAGGATTTCATCACATTGTATGAAGAGATTCTACCTTGTACACAATCGTTTTGGAATATTAGGTGTCGTTTTGATGATTAAAAAGACTGCAAATTATACACTTGCTCTTAATTAAAAGGAGTCCTTGAACAATTacagaaatatataaaaaaacattcatttaatatgaaaaaaatatcataatacttaataaaagaaatatccagttatattttagcaaaaataattaaatatctataaaatttaaaaaaatatatgaaattcttaaagaaatagagacattcacatttgcaatacaaaaaaattcgaaaaatatataaaagaacatccatttaGTATGCGAAAGAAACATTCTAATACTTAGTAGAagaaacatccatatatattaactTGTAAAGATTTTGGATTCACCCAAAGATATTTGGCTGGTTTTTGGCTAATATCTTTTTAGTTCTCTAGCATTGCTcttgattaaattattatctaagtACAATTGcatgtgaatttttttaaaaaaatattaataataataagtaacGAAAATAAAGTGGACAGAAACAATTGAAAGTAAAAGCAGAGTAGTGCTTTTTTCCTTTAAATTCTCTTTAATCCTTTACCAATTAAAGCGTATAGAGTGTAGTATTTCCATTAGCACCATGAAAGTGTGGCTCGTTTCTACTTTAATTTAATACGTCCTCTCATTTTCACATAACTTCATTAAGAAGCAACTGAATCTGATAAATCCCAAACatatttttgttctttctaGCACACTGAATAAAGATGTATGTGACTAGACCTTTGTCTATGTACAGAAGATCACCAAGTACTCTTGAAGTGGCAACACCGGATGCTCCATATTCCGGTTATTTAGTGATCACCGACGAGGAAGCGGAGGCGGAGGACGCGTGTTGTTGGCGGCTATGCCGGCGGAAGAATGTTAAGAGACTGCCCTTCCCTCAGGACAAGATCTTCAGAGTGAGCCACTCATCAGAGTATCAGCAAACTTCAGACACTAAGGTTTGGTTTGTGCCTGTGCCTAATCACCCTCTTTCTTCCAACCGTTACTATATCATTAGAGCTAGAGGAAGATACAAAGGGTACGTTTTATCATCTTGTTTTCTTCAATCTTCATATGAACCCTTAATAAATCTCATGCTTATAGTTATACCTATATATTTAGGGTCTTTCTAGTTTCTAATTTGGCTATACATGCTTAAAAAATGAAATCATTTGTACAGAAACTTTAAAGTAGCTTTTGGTGAGAGACCTACGAAAAGACTAAAACTGAaagacagagactaagagatAAAGATTGAAATAAATCTTAGTATTCTGTTTGGTACAAAATGGGAGAcagaaattaaaacaagaatgactctaatttaatttgcacaaagaataaaattgaaattaattaattggaatgagagtattttaggtataaaatgttattaaaatttcagtctctatctctaaaaattttagtccctTGTATCAAAATCAACAAATATGATATTGAGTTTCAGTATCTTTCAATCCCTGTCTCattacctcaaaacaaacgctacctaagtTCACAAGAGAATATTTGTTCggttataattttatataattgtaTACAATGATAAAACTTAACTCCAGTCaactttatataaaattaatagttaaaagtcgttaaataatttgactgatttgac
This sequence is a window from Arachis stenosperma cultivar V10309 chromosome 10, arast.V10309.gnm1.PFL2, whole genome shotgun sequence. Protein-coding genes within it:
- the LOC130954711 gene encoding uncharacterized protein LOC130954711, which gives rise to MYNNVGPQPGIPQPPASSQPNPFGSAFNVAGSGLIRGGLGAYGGKILGSSSEYVQSNISRYFSDPQYYFQVNDHYVKNKLKVVLFPFLHRGHWTRITEPVGGRLSYKPPIYDINAPDLYIPLMAFGTYVVLAGLSLGLHGKFSPEALNLLFIKGLLGWFMQASLLKVTLLSLGSGEAPLLDIIAYAGYTFTGICLAVLGRIILGYSYYFLMPWTCLCMGVFLVKTMKRVLFAEVRSYDSSRHHYLLLFIALVQFPLFTWLGNITINWLL